One stretch of Candidatus Hydrogenedentota bacterium DNA includes these proteins:
- a CDS encoding sulfotransferase family protein, giving the protein MSETVPESAARPVQEIVVVSGLPRSGTSMMMRMLDAGGMPILTDYVRTADEDNPRGYYEFERVKRLRADQSWLPEAVGKAVKIISFLLESLPGGYFYRVLFMQRSLPEVLASQRKMLERRGMPVADPGADDRRMTELYLRHLSHTVRWLQNRPNMRVMPVGHLDAIADPAAAARRVNAFLGGRLDEAKMAAAVDRDLHRQRHPDGK; this is encoded by the coding sequence ATGAGTGAGACTGTCCCTGAGAGTGCCGCCCGTCCCGTACAGGAGATCGTGGTGGTTTCCGGCCTGCCCCGGTCCGGCACGTCCATGATGATGCGGATGCTGGACGCGGGCGGGATGCCCATTCTCACCGATTATGTCCGCACGGCGGACGAGGACAACCCGAGGGGCTACTACGAGTTTGAGCGGGTGAAGCGCCTGCGCGCGGACCAGTCCTGGCTGCCCGAGGCGGTGGGGAAGGCCGTGAAAATCATCTCCTTCCTCCTCGAGTCGCTGCCCGGCGGCTATTTCTACCGCGTCCTCTTCATGCAGCGCTCCCTGCCCGAGGTGCTCGCGTCGCAGCGGAAAATGCTCGAACGGCGCGGCATGCCCGTGGCGGACCCCGGCGCGGACGACCGGCGCATGACGGAACTCTACCTCCGCCACCTGTCGCACACCGTCAGATGGCTGCAAAACCGGCCCAACATGCGCGTGATGCCCGTCGGGCACCTTGACGCCATCGCCGACCCGGCCGCGGCCGCGCGCCGCGTGAACGCGTTTCTGGGCGGCCGTCTGGACGAGGCGAAAATGGCCGCGGCCGTGGACCGCGACCTGCACCGGCAGCGCCACCCGGACGGCAAATAA
- a CDS encoding carboxypeptidase regulatory-like domain-containing protein, with amino-acid sequence MVVDPSGAPVSGAMISTERFLLPSGNIETDASGRFTLTDLNPDAEVEIHVYKEGFAGPPVKARPNAGDAVTIVVRSEAVVSGTVRDEEGLAVQGAQVYVKQVNGPVLRIGMTKGDGTFRVGSLPPGDYSLHTNFQPDNSTFSSHSPRPYSPDDGNAVGAYTLTEGQILSGIEAPLRQNGYDWSRITGRVINTEEKPVAGVRVRADDNRHAGSAVTDSDGNFNIARLPRGAYRLELAAKGYSQIYGKVGDEGFPYKDRRDLIKTGDAPVTLVLRKSGRVEGRVVHAETGAPIPVFEIGLAHRPAEWPRMNMNYDIGKSCLEPDGRFSLELYLPFKYVVVRAEGFAHNSVPIKAEPGKDLRELVVSMKPAQVVEGRTLDAEGAPLPFAQIFAPLDDEILGDDEGTNDIATLITSDAEGRFVIDHFSPGLYRLGVYAPGFQRGYQRFKVKSGGKTHVELHVRHGGAKKE; translated from the coding sequence ATGGTGGTGGACCCCTCCGGCGCGCCGGTGTCCGGGGCCATGATAAGCACGGAAAGATTTCTCCTGCCCTCGGGAAACATTGAAACGGACGCCTCTGGACGATTTACCTTGACCGACCTGAATCCTGATGCGGAGGTCGAGATTCATGTATACAAGGAGGGGTTTGCGGGCCCCCCTGTCAAAGCCCGGCCCAATGCCGGGGATGCCGTGACCATTGTGGTGCGTTCGGAGGCGGTTGTTTCGGGGACCGTCCGCGATGAGGAGGGGCTGGCGGTCCAGGGTGCCCAAGTATATGTCAAGCAGGTGAATGGACCGGTGCTCAGGATAGGCATGACGAAAGGGGACGGAACCTTCCGTGTCGGCAGCTTGCCCCCTGGGGACTACAGTCTGCACACAAATTTTCAGCCCGATAACAGCACATTCTCCAGCCATAGCCCGCGCCCATATTCCCCTGACGACGGTAATGCCGTGGGAGCCTATACCCTCACGGAGGGCCAAATACTGTCCGGCATCGAGGCGCCCCTGCGCCAGAATGGCTATGACTGGTCAAGGATCACAGGCCGGGTCATCAATACGGAAGAAAAGCCCGTGGCCGGTGTCCGGGTTCGGGCCGATGACAACCGGCATGCCGGTTCCGCCGTCACAGACAGCGACGGCAACTTCAACATTGCCCGCCTGCCCCGGGGCGCCTACCGGCTGGAACTTGCCGCGAAGGGATATTCACAGATTTATGGCAAAGTGGGGGATGAAGGCTTTCCTTATAAGGATCGGCGCGATCTTATCAAGACGGGCGATGCGCCTGTGACGCTGGTCTTGCGGAAAAGCGGCCGGGTCGAGGGGCGGGTCGTCCACGCGGAAACCGGCGCGCCGATTCCGGTCTTCGAGATCGGATTGGCGCATAGGCCGGCAGAATGGCCGCGCATGAATATGAATTACGACATCGGCAAGAGTTGCCTTGAACCCGATGGGCGCTTTTCTCTCGAATTGTATCTTCCCTTCAAGTATGTCGTGGTCCGCGCCGAAGGCTTCGCGCACAATTCCGTGCCCATCAAGGCCGAGCCCGGAAAAGACCTGCGGGAACTTGTGGTTTCGATGAAACCCGCGCAAGTGGTCGAGGGGCGGACATTGGACGCCGAGGGCGCGCCCCTGCCTTTCGCCCAGATTTTTGCGCCCCTTGATGACGAAATTTTGGGCGATGATGAAGGGACTAATGACATCGCCACCTTGATCACCTCGGACGCCGAGGGCCGCTTTGTTATCGATCATTTTTCGCCGGGCTTGTATCGGTTGGGCGTCTATGCGCCCGGTTTTCAGAGGGGATACCAGCGTTTCAAGGTCAAGTCCGGCGGCAAGACCCATGTGGAGTTGCATGTCCGGCATGGCGGCGCCAAAAAAGAGTAA
- a CDS encoding succinate dehydrogenase cytochrome b subunit, whose protein sequence is MTDALSWKNRLTTTVVMELLAALSGVGLVLFILGHLSGNLLLFAGPDAFNAYAERLQSLGPALWAIRAGLLATALTHVVMTVWLKLRNRAARGGGYAVSVRRGGRPVGTRTMIYTGILIACFAALHIYDFSMADKTGARSVVGGESLHLYGVVFNSFANPVRSLLYIAAVWAVGLHFSHVISSVWVTLGVLGDAATKKADAAARALGVLVALAFTAIPVYIFLKANFFG, encoded by the coding sequence ATGACTGACGCGCTCTCCTGGAAAAACCGGCTGACCACCACGGTGGTCATGGAACTGCTGGCCGCCCTCTCCGGGGTGGGCCTGGTCCTGTTCATCCTCGGGCATCTAAGCGGGAACCTGCTCCTCTTCGCGGGCCCGGACGCCTTCAACGCCTACGCGGAGCGCCTCCAGTCCCTCGGCCCGGCGCTGTGGGCCATCCGCGCGGGGCTCCTGGCCACGGCCCTCACCCATGTCGTCATGACGGTGTGGCTGAAACTCCGCAACCGCGCCGCGCGCGGCGGGGGCTACGCCGTGTCGGTGCGCCGGGGCGGGCGCCCCGTCGGCACCCGCACCATGATCTACACGGGCATCCTCATCGCGTGCTTCGCCGCGCTCCACATCTATGACTTCTCCATGGCCGACAAGACCGGCGCGCGGTCCGTGGTGGGCGGCGAAAGCCTCCACCTCTACGGGGTGGTCTTCAACAGCTTCGCCAACCCGGTCCGCTCCCTGCTGTACATCGCGGCGGTCTGGGCCGTGGGGCTGCACTTCTCCCACGTCATTTCCAGCGTGTGGGTGACCCTTGGCGTCCTCGGCGACGCCGCCACGAAAAAGGCGGACGCCGCCGCCCGCGCCCTGGGCGTGCTGGTGGCCCTCGCCTTCACCGCCATACCCGTGTACATCTTTCTAAAGGCCAACTTTTTCGGTTGA